CGTGAATAAATTCACATTCCTCAAAAAGTCTCAGGCTCTCTCGTATCTGGCTGAAAATTTTTTCTTGCAACATTTTTCTCTCATCAGGGGTTCGATGCTTGACATCCCGTAGCCTAACCCTGAAACCATGCATCGCAACGCATAGTGCTATGCCATGGCCAATCCGACCGGCTCCGATCACGTCGACAAAATCCATGAGCCTCTACGGTGCTTGTTGTTTGTAAATGTTTGTATCCAGCAGTTTCTCCGTTCCCTCACAGGCTTTGTTCAGCGTGGCTCTCGAGGGAGACAAGGATTTTGAGACATGCCTCGCCGTCGCCAAAACCATAGACGGCAACCATTTCTATTCTCTACATTTTTATGAGCATCTTCCATGGCGGCCTGCTTGGAGCCTCTCCACAGCGGTCGCACCATATCTCAAACGCCTCCGTGTGGGTCCTGTCACCGTCCCCGCCAACCTCTACAGCCCAGCGGTCAACGCACGTTTTCTCGCCCACCTAAACACCTTGGCCCCGGGAGCCGTTCTCGGTGTCTCGAGGGGAGCCTACATGGGTGAGAAACGTGCCAAGATAAGCGAAGTGGTTGAGAAAGTGAAAATGATAGTCGATGAATACAGTCGAATAAGTTGGAGGAGTTCCTCGGAGCCTGAGGTCTATGTTGGGACAAGTGGGCCAAAGCTGGCCCGGGCCGCTGCCTCGCTTGATTATGTGAAGGGCATAGTGGTGGACAACCTCGCCAATCCACGCTACGCACAGTATCTCCGAAACATCATCGACGAAACAGGCAGAAAAGACCTCCAGCTCATAGCGAGGCCCTTCACCTCCATAGGCGAGGACATGGACAAGCTGCTCGAAGCTCTGTGGAGCTATGTTCCCGAGCTGGTCGGCGATTCTCCGATGCTGGCCGCCGCAGGCATAAACTATAGAGACCTACTGGCCCATGAACCCGGCGTGGAGGAGAAGATGATTGAGAATCTGGCGTTGGGCGGTGATGTCGACACTATCGTGGAGAAGGCGGCGCAGCTCATACGGGCCGGGGTTTCGCATATCTGCTTCGGCCACCCGCTTGGAGAAAACCCTGTGAAGGCTGTGAAGATGTTGAGGGAGAGGGTTGTGCCGGTTTTGGTCGAGGAGTTTGGCTAAAAATCTCTCCACTTTGTCGTGTATGTGGCGAGGATGATGCCGGCCAGAGCCATAGAGGCGACGACGGCTGTGGGGGTGAGCGCGGTGGATACCGAGCCCGCTATCAGCGACTCTCTTAAGGCGACGTGGAAATAATAGAGCGGTGTGAACCGCGCTATCTGCTGCATGAAGGTGGGCATCAGCTCGAGAGGCCAGAAAGCGCCCGAGAGAAACATC
The sequence above is drawn from the Candidatus Caldarchaeum subterraneum genome and encodes:
- a CDS encoding F420-dependent N5,N10-methenyltetrahydromethanopterin reductase; the encoded protein is MFSVALEGDKDFETCLAVAKTIDGNHFYSLHFYEHLPWRPAWSLSTAVAPYLKRLRVGPVTVPANLYSPAVNARFLAHLNTLAPGAVLGVSRGAYMGEKRAKISEVVEKVKMIVDEYSRISWRSSSEPEVYVGTSGPKLARAAASLDYVKGIVVDNLANPRYAQYLRNIIDETGRKDLQLIARPFTSIGEDMDKLLEALWSYVPELVGDSPMLAAAGINYRDLLAHEPGVEEKMIENLALGGDVDTIVEKAAQLIRAGVSHICFGHPLGENPVKAVKMLRERVVPVLVEEFG